The Oncorhynchus tshawytscha isolate Ot180627B linkage group LG20, Otsh_v2.0, whole genome shotgun sequence genome has a window encoding:
- the LOC112219494 gene encoding bone morphogenetic protein 10-like, translating to MVAPVFSILGYIYSLSLLPLLLPGWSQGSPILSPEEPRRGPGARGLVDTSMLEQDQDVELDMQDSLGQFLSTLNLTELEARARPRATRKEPPEYMLELYNRFANDHTAVPSANIVRSFKNEDSSPYSVTVRGVRRHPLLFNISIPHHEHILTAELRLYTLVQKDRRHFAGLDRKVTVYKIHEGGHWRKEEGRDRRRNEQETDEIEEMEELATRHVYGKDDVWVTFDLTNQVNLWRKAESSTHRLEVHIASLRCKGGKTRQEVRKEAGKKELVDVYVDMGLDEKHKPVVIVFSDDQSREHREEDKGELNRMMEHENDVPADLELSPHGNRGDQAGSDARNTDGVELDEETLMQLHSNLYYDTPPRIRRNAKGDPCKKIPLYVEFKDIGWDTWVIQPMGYEAYECNGVCSYPMTSEVSPTKHAIVQTRLSSKIPQKVSPACCVPTKLEPISLLYEDGGVVTYMHKYEGMVVAECGCR from the exons ATGGTCGCTCCAGTGTTCTCCATACTGGGATACATCTACTCTCTTAGCCTCCTGCCCCTGCTACTGCCTGGTTGGAGCCAGGGCAGTCCCATCTTGTCCCCTGAGGAGCCTCGACGGGGCCCTGGGGCCAGGGGTCTGGTGGATACCTCCATGTTGGAGCAGGATCAGGATGTAGAGCTGGACATGCAGGACTCTCTGGGTCAGTTTCTGTCTACGTTGAACCTCACAGAGCTGGAGGCCCGGGCAAGGCCCCGTGCCACCCGTAAAGAGCCACCAGAATACATGCTGGAACTGTACAACCGCTTTGCCAACGATCACACAGCGGTGCCCTCTGCCAACATAGTGCGTAGTTTCAAGAATGAAG ATTCCTCCCCCTACAGTGTGACGGTCAGGGGCGTGAGGAGACACCCCCTGCTGTTCAACATCTCCATCCCCCACCACGAGCACATCCTCACCGCCGAGCTTCGCCTTTACACCCTGGTCCAGAAGGACCGCAGACACTTTGCCGGCCTTGACCGCAAGGTGACTGTTTACAAGATACACGAGGGGGGGCACTGGAggaaagaagaggggagggacaggagaaGGAATGAGCAGGAGACAGACGAAATTGAGGAAATGGAGGAGCTGGCAACACGGCATGTCTATGGTAAAGACGATGTCTGGGTCACCTTCGACCTGACCAATCAGGTCAACCTTTGGCGGAAGGCAGAGAGCTCCACCCACCGACTGGAGGTCCACATTGCAAGTCTGAGGTGCAAAGGTGGGAAGACCCGCCAGGAAGTCAGAAAAGAGGCTGGAAAGAAAGAGTTGGTCGATGTGTATGTTGACATGGGCTTGGATGAGAAACACAAGCCAGTGGTGATTGTCTTCTCAGATGATCAAAGCAGAGAACATCGTGAGGAGGACAAGGGGGAGCTCAACCGGATGATGGAACATGAGAACGATGTGCCGGCTGACCTGGAGCTGAGTCCACACGGGAACCGGGGGGACCAGGCTGGGAGCGATGCTAGGAACACGGATGGAGTGGAGCTGGATGAGGAGACTCTCATGCAACTGCACTCCAACCTCTATTACGACACTCCTCCCCGAATCCGCCGCAACGCCAAGGGTGATCCCTGTAAGAAGATCCCTCTCTATGTGGAGTTTAAGGACATTGGCTGGGATACCTGGGTCATACAGCCCATGGGCTATGAAGCCTACGAGTGCAATGGTGTATGCAGCTACCCTATGACCTCTGAGGTCTCGCCTACCAAGCATGCCATTGTCCAGACTCGGCTGAGCAGTAAGATTCCACAGAAGGTGTCACCAGCCTGCTGTGTTCCCACCAAGCTAGAGCCCATCTCACTCCTTTACGAGGATGGAGGAGTGGTCACCTACATGCACAAGTACGagggcatggtggtggcagagtgCGGCTGTAGATAG